The Treponema medium genome has a window encoding:
- a CDS encoding energy-coupling factor transporter transmembrane component T, translating to MKENKTTVFDVRTLLLLDILIMIFMLISGKSEVTLSSFIVAAAVPIITGLYGALVCYAILFAALFSYYQLIFHLKLPVFHSAFFSVIGILAFIVQRIIPFMLLGTVIKKQKNISEITMALERMRLPRGIILSIAVMFRYFPSIKDDFFIIIDSMKLKGLYTSKRSALLHPIRTMEFIIVPMLFKSLRTAEELSCAALIKGIENTGKKTSYFDVKLRSVDLIFSFAALAILTASTSVKLF from the coding sequence ATGAAAGAAAACAAAACGACCGTATTTGATGTGAGAACGCTTCTTTTGTTAGATATATTGATTATGATATTTATGCTGATTTCCGGAAAGTCGGAGGTAACGCTCAGCTCTTTTATCGTTGCAGCGGCAGTGCCGATCATAACGGGGTTATACGGCGCCTTAGTGTGCTACGCTATTTTGTTTGCAGCGCTTTTTTCCTATTACCAACTGATTTTTCATTTGAAGCTGCCGGTGTTTCACTCTGCGTTTTTTTCCGTTATCGGAATACTCGCTTTTATCGTGCAGCGGATTATTCCCTTCATGCTCCTGGGGACGGTAATTAAAAAGCAAAAAAATATTTCGGAAATTACGATGGCGCTCGAACGTATGCGGCTACCGAGAGGAATTATCCTCAGCATAGCGGTAATGTTTCGCTATTTTCCGTCAATAAAAGATGACTTTTTTATCATCATCGATTCGATGAAGCTGAAAGGTTTGTACACCTCAAAACGTTCGGCTCTGCTTCATCCGATAAGGACGATGGAATTTATAATTGTGCCGATGCTGTTTAAAAGTCTGCGAACTGCCGAAGAACTTTCCTGCGCAGCACTGATCAAGGGCATTGAAAACACCGGTAAGAAAACATCGTATTTTGATGTCAAGCTTAGATCAGTTGACCTTATATTTTCGTTCGCCGCACTCGCAATTCTAACGGCAAGTACAAGCGTAAAATTGTTTTGA
- a CDS encoding MptD family putative ECF transporter S component, which translates to MNTKNNHWKISHFVLIGLMAAIYAAVIYGVGMLTAVTIPVMHVFAPSMTGILMGPIVLFVVKTVRRFGVLTLLAGLGVTLFTLTGMGSINCLIFVVIIGLIADVIITKTGFKTLSIGIGHGLTQAAYFTGGAFPFLFFLERELAKWQEMGMSREEILEYVRYFTGTFAVIGIVSALIFGIAGIYIGKLILKRHFKDMK; encoded by the coding sequence ATGAACACAAAAAACAATCACTGGAAGATCAGTCACTTTGTTTTAATCGGTTTAATGGCGGCGATTTATGCAGCTGTTATTTATGGAGTCGGGATGTTGACAGCCGTTACTATTCCCGTTATGCACGTGTTTGCGCCCAGTATGACGGGAATTTTGATGGGGCCTATCGTGCTTTTTGTTGTAAAGACTGTTCGGCGATTCGGTGTATTGACGCTGCTTGCCGGTTTGGGCGTTACACTTTTTACGCTGACCGGGATGGGAAGTATCAACTGTTTAATTTTTGTTGTCATTATAGGCTTGATAGCTGATGTAATTATCACAAAAACAGGATTCAAAACACTTTCAATCGGTATCGGTCACGGACTGACGCAGGCTGCCTATTTTACCGGAGGCGCGTTTCCCTTCCTTTTCTTTTTGGAACGGGAATTAGCAAAGTGGCAGGAAATGGGAATGAGCCGGGAAGAGATACTTGAATATGTACGCTATTTTACCGGAACTTTCGCTGTCATCGGCATCGTATCCGCCCTCATCTTCGGAATCGCCGGTATTTATATCGGTAAGCTCATTTTAAAACGGCACTTTAAGGATATGAAGTAG
- a CDS encoding ABC transporter ATP-binding protein, whose amino-acid sequence MINLNDVSYKYNDATAQAIRHISLSVKKGELVAITGKSGCGKTTLFRCMNGLCPHFYEGEITGSLTLNGNALSSMHICDISNIVASVFQNSESQFFTTDVLSDLVYPCENYGIEKEEIQERLHRVKKLLSLEPLLNRKLSELSGGEKQKIAIASVLMLDTRVVLMDEPSSNLDYRSVELLTQILAQLKLKDYTILIIEHRLHYLAELCDRLIVMKNGSIVREYEKASLRTIGNDELHKQGLRSLHLFQNNCNTLISPQRQHTDKPLLVLHDIHFSYQKNAEVLKGIHLSIYPGDKIALIGKNGCGKTTLGKILCGLKREKSGNLLFDGSVFPAKVRSKAVGYVMQNVDFQLFGCSVYDDLLLGNEATPDRENRIQAVLAKLGLSDLQEQHPTTLSMGQKQRLVVAASFLQKKRLTIFDEPTSGLDYGSMKNVCTLIDLITGDSNASVIITHDYEFIVNVCNRAVLLEDGQIKEDFQLNGTMQLEHIFKERL is encoded by the coding sequence ATGATCAATCTGAATGATGTAAGCTACAAATATAACGATGCTACGGCACAGGCAATTCGACACATATCCTTGTCCGTAAAAAAAGGTGAATTGGTTGCTATTACCGGAAAAAGTGGCTGCGGAAAAACAACACTGTTTCGCTGTATGAATGGGCTGTGTCCTCATTTTTATGAAGGAGAAATAACCGGCAGCCTTACGCTAAACGGCAATGCTCTTTCATCGATGCATATATGCGATATATCAAACATTGTGGCATCCGTTTTTCAAAATTCCGAAAGCCAGTTTTTTACTACCGATGTGCTTTCCGATCTTGTGTACCCATGCGAAAATTACGGTATAGAAAAAGAGGAAATACAAGAGCGGCTGCACCGTGTTAAAAAACTGTTATCGCTGGAACCGCTTTTGAACAGAAAGCTTTCGGAACTCTCCGGAGGTGAAAAACAAAAGATTGCAATCGCTTCTGTTTTAATGTTGGATACGCGCGTTGTATTGATGGATGAGCCGTCTTCCAATCTTGACTATAGATCTGTTGAATTGCTTACACAAATACTTGCACAGCTAAAATTAAAAGATTACACGATACTCATCATCGAACATCGGCTGCATTATTTGGCGGAACTCTGCGATCGGCTCATCGTAATGAAAAACGGGTCTATAGTACGGGAATATGAAAAAGCTTCGTTACGCACTATCGGTAATGATGAGTTGCACAAACAAGGACTTCGCAGCTTGCATTTATTTCAAAATAACTGCAATACACTGATCTCTCCGCAGCGGCAACATACGGACAAACCGTTATTGGTGCTGCACGATATTCATTTTTCCTATCAAAAAAATGCTGAGGTTTTAAAAGGAATACATCTTTCAATATATCCCGGAGACAAGATCGCTTTAATCGGTAAAAACGGATGCGGAAAAACAACGCTTGGAAAAATCCTTTGCGGATTAAAACGAGAGAAAAGCGGCAATCTCTTATTTGACGGAAGCGTATTCCCTGCAAAGGTACGCAGTAAGGCGGTCGGGTATGTGATGCAGAATGTAGACTTTCAGCTTTTCGGGTGCAGTGTATATGACGATTTATTACTCGGTAACGAAGCGACGCCCGACAGGGAAAACCGGATACAAGCAGTGCTTGCAAAGCTCGGTCTATCGGACTTACAAGAACAACACCCGACAACACTGTCGATGGGACAAAAACAGCGTTTAGTGGTCGCCGCATCATTTTTGCAAAAGAAGCGGCTCACTATTTTTGACGAACCGACCAGTGGACTGGACTACGGCAGTATGAAAAATGTCTGCACACTTATCGATTTGATAACGGGGGATTCAAACGCCTCCGTGATTATCACGCATGATTATGAGTTCATTGTGAACGTTTGCAACAGAGCGGTTCTTTTGGAAGACGGACAAATAAAGGAAGATTTTCAATTGAACGGCACGATGCAGCTCGAACATATTTTTAAAGAGAGGTTATAA
- a CDS encoding MptD family putative ECF transporter S component: METKTNKLNARDFIFIGIFAAVALLIFFITGALAALTLFGTIANIPITLFFVSIAFMLAALKVRKTGIFFIMGIIIVLPGFMAANGIGVGLSIIGWFIAEALASMMKYKDKKAIILPYVLGSTLQTSLFTMPMYLSHGEYFVQRKEILHLTDEALQQYLHVVGSWQMYGSMIALTVITSFAGAWLSMRILKKHFEKAGVI; encoded by the coding sequence ATGGAAACAAAGACAAACAAATTGAATGCACGAGATTTTATTTTTATCGGAATCTTCGCTGCGGTTGCACTATTGATTTTTTTTATTACGGGAGCACTAGCTGCATTAACGCTTTTCGGAACGATAGCCAATATCCCGATTACGCTGTTTTTTGTATCGATAGCATTCATGCTGGCGGCATTAAAGGTAAGAAAAACGGGCATCTTTTTTATTATGGGGATAATTATCGTTTTACCGGGATTTATGGCGGCAAACGGAATAGGTGTCGGTCTTTCAATTATCGGCTGGTTTATTGCGGAAGCTCTTGCATCAATGATGAAGTACAAAGATAAAAAAGCAATCATATTGCCCTATGTGCTGGGCTCCACGTTGCAGACATCCTTGTTCACCATGCCTATGTATCTTTCGCATGGAGAATACTTTGTGCAAAGAAAGGAGATTTTACATTTAACGGATGAAGCTTTACAACAGTATTTGCACGTTGTAGGCTCATGGCAGATGTACGGTTCTATGATTGCATTGACGGTTATAACAAGTTTCGCGGGAGCGTGGCTTTCTATGCGGATATTGAAAAAACATTTTGAAAAAGCGGGAGTGATATAG
- a CDS encoding ABC transporter ATP-binding protein, giving the protein MLKTLSKSLREYKRTSVIAVLLTITEVVFEIIIPSCMAYLIDFGIEAGAMQTVFKYGAALLVFALIQLLTGVFSSVTAAKASAGFAANLRQDMYDNVQTFSFSNIDKFSPSSIITRLTTDVTNVLNSYQMLVKLAVRAPGMMIFAMIASFRISTNISLIFLGMIPLLGLGIFSIIRKVHPIFRTVFKTYDKLNNVVQENIRGVRAVKSFNRQQYEITKFENISESIYKGFSKGERYITLMMPMAQLCIYTCMILISWFGAKEIVASGNNAAQGLTTGSLMALFSYASQIMMSLMMFSMVFVMITISRSSADRIAEILNEQPDITNPEHPVMEVKNGEIRFSNADFMYTADADKKVIDNANLVIRSGETVGIIGGTGSSKTSFVQLIPRLYDVTAGSVSVGGVNVKDYDVKTLRDAVAMVLQKNELFAGTVKTNLQWGNEHASDKEIAEACRLACAAEFVEAMPDGYNSRIEQGGANVSGGQKQRLCIARALLKKPKILILDDSTSAVDTKTDALIQKSFKDFLPDTTKIIIAQRISSVQHADKILVFDNGAITAVGTHDELLHTSAIYKEVFETQQKGTDDIMTIRTASEGGGSMQQRVFRQKNSTLSSVHGGTLLNSATKIGGSDA; this is encoded by the coding sequence ATGCTGAAGACGTTATCCAAAAGCCTGCGGGAATATAAACGGACATCTGTTATCGCAGTGCTGCTGACAATTACGGAGGTGGTGTTTGAAATTATCATCCCCTCCTGTATGGCGTATCTCATTGATTTTGGAATTGAAGCCGGTGCAATGCAAACGGTGTTCAAGTACGGGGCGGCGCTTTTGGTCTTTGCGCTTATTCAATTACTGACGGGTGTATTTTCGTCGGTTACCGCAGCAAAGGCATCGGCGGGTTTTGCGGCAAATCTGCGACAGGATATGTACGACAACGTGCAGACTTTTTCTTTTTCCAACATTGACAAATTTTCACCTTCTTCCATTATAACGCGGCTTACCACCGATGTAACAAATGTGCTTAACTCCTATCAGATGCTGGTAAAACTTGCCGTGCGCGCCCCCGGAATGATGATCTTTGCGATGATTGCATCGTTTAGAATCAGTACGAACATTTCCCTCATCTTTCTCGGTATGATTCCGCTGTTGGGACTCGGTATCTTTTCGATTATCCGGAAGGTGCATCCGATATTCAGAACTGTTTTTAAAACCTACGATAAGCTCAACAATGTGGTGCAGGAAAACATACGCGGTGTCCGGGCGGTAAAATCCTTTAACCGGCAGCAGTACGAAATTACCAAGTTTGAAAACATTTCCGAATCGATTTACAAGGGCTTTTCAAAAGGGGAGCGGTACATTACGCTGATGATGCCGATGGCGCAGCTGTGTATTTATACCTGTATGATTTTGATTTCGTGGTTCGGTGCAAAGGAGATTGTTGCAAGCGGGAACAATGCTGCACAGGGGCTCACCACCGGATCGCTGATGGCGCTGTTTTCGTATGCCTCTCAAATTATGATGAGCTTGATGATGTTTTCGATGGTCTTTGTGATGATCACCATTTCCCGTTCTTCCGCAGACCGCATTGCAGAAATTTTGAATGAGCAGCCGGACATCACCAATCCTGAGCATCCCGTGATGGAGGTAAAAAACGGTGAGATACGCTTTAGCAATGCCGATTTTATGTATACTGCGGATGCCGATAAAAAAGTAATCGACAATGCGAACCTTGTTATCCGGTCGGGAGAAACGGTGGGGATTATCGGCGGCACGGGTTCTTCCAAAACTTCTTTTGTCCAGCTCATTCCCCGCTTATACGATGTTACCGCCGGTTCGGTGAGTGTCGGCGGGGTGAACGTAAAAGACTACGATGTCAAAACGCTGCGGGATGCGGTGGCAATGGTCTTGCAGAAAAATGAATTGTTCGCCGGTACGGTAAAGACTAATTTGCAGTGGGGGAATGAACACGCAAGTGATAAGGAAATTGCCGAAGCGTGCCGCCTCGCCTGCGCTGCCGAATTTGTCGAGGCAATGCCGGATGGGTATAACTCCCGTATCGAGCAGGGAGGCGCCAATGTTTCCGGCGGACAAAAACAGCGGCTCTGTATTGCGCGGGCGCTGCTCAAAAAACCTAAGATTTTAATCCTCGATGATTCAACCAGTGCGGTAGACACGAAAACGGATGCACTGATTCAAAAATCATTTAAAGACTTTCTGCCGGACACAACAAAGATCATTATTGCGCAGCGGATTTCTTCCGTGCAGCACGCAGATAAAATCCTCGTGTTTGATAACGGCGCAATTACTGCGGTCGGCACACATGATGAATTGCTGCATACAAGCGCTATCTATAAAGAAGTCTTTGAAACGCAACAAAAAGGAACTGACGACATAATGACTATCAGAACCGCCTCGGAGGGCGGTGGTTCCATGCAGCAGCGAGTTTTTCGTCAGAAAAACTCGACGTTGAGCAGTGTACACGGAGGTACACTGCTCAACAGTGCAACAAAAATCGGAGGTTCCGATGCATAA
- a CDS encoding ABC transporter ATP-binding protein, protein MKPAHGAKPEMKLSMPAVKRLLSYLNPYKAVLAVVTVCIVVSASATAAASLFLQVLIDQYILPLLAQSTPVFTGLLRALIVMAAVYGAGVLCSWIYSRLMINVAQRTLKRIRDEMFAKMQRLPIRYFDTHTHGDIMSRYTNDTDTLRQMITQSMPQFVSSVCTIIAVFFAMLYQSVYLTVIVVASIFSILKVIKFVAKKSGFYFVRQQETLGQLNGYVEEMINGQKVIKVFCREETVKTEFKEKNAAWQESAAKANAYANIIMPFMNALGYFQYVIVALVGAWFAIAKIPNPTIAGINTLTLGTIASFLTLSRSFTNPISQLSNQLNSVINAVAGTSRIFALMDEAPEEDAGTVTLVNAREEAGSLSEAAEHTGVWAWKETHEDGAVSLTRLTGKVIFEHVDFGYSLEKTVLKDINLFAERGQKVAFVGATGAGKTTITNLINRFYDINSGTITYDGIPITRIKKEDLRRSLGIVLQEVNLFTGTIMENIRFGNLDATDEQCIAAAKLANAHNFITMQPHGYDTVIEGNKNSLSQGQRQLLSIARAAVSDPPVMILDEATSSIDTRTEALIQKGMDRLMEGRTVFVIAHRLSTIMNSDVIMVLDHGEIIERGTHESLIAKKGMYYQLYTGALDFDK, encoded by the coding sequence ATGAAACCTGCTCACGGTGCAAAACCGGAAATGAAACTTTCCATGCCTGCCGTCAAACGGCTGCTTTCTTACCTTAACCCGTACAAGGCTGTCCTTGCGGTTGTTACAGTCTGTATTGTCGTAAGTGCAAGCGCAACCGCCGCCGCCTCTCTTTTCCTGCAAGTATTGATTGATCAGTATATTCTGCCGCTGCTTGCGCAAAGTACTCCGGTGTTTACCGGACTGCTACGGGCGCTCATCGTTATGGCGGCGGTTTACGGCGCCGGTGTCCTCTGTTCATGGATTTACAGCCGTTTGATGATCAATGTTGCGCAGCGGACACTCAAGCGAATCCGTGATGAGATGTTCGCAAAGATGCAGCGCCTGCCGATCCGGTATTTCGACACGCACACGCACGGCGATATTATGAGCCGCTACACCAACGACACCGACACACTCCGGCAGATGATTACGCAGTCAATGCCGCAGTTTGTTTCTTCCGTGTGTACGATTATCGCCGTGTTCTTTGCAATGCTGTATCAGAGTGTGTACTTGACGGTCATCGTTGTCGCTTCCATCTTTTCTATTTTGAAAGTGATTAAGTTTGTCGCAAAAAAGAGCGGCTTTTATTTTGTCCGCCAGCAGGAGACACTCGGGCAGCTCAACGGCTATGTTGAAGAGATGATAAACGGACAGAAAGTGATTAAAGTGTTCTGCCGGGAAGAAACGGTAAAAACTGAGTTTAAAGAAAAGAACGCCGCATGGCAGGAAAGCGCCGCAAAAGCAAACGCGTATGCAAATATCATCATGCCCTTTATGAATGCGCTGGGATATTTTCAGTATGTGATTGTCGCGCTTGTCGGTGCGTGGTTTGCCATTGCAAAAATCCCCAATCCGACTATCGCCGGTATCAACACGCTGACGCTCGGCACCATCGCTTCATTTTTAACGCTATCGCGGAGCTTTACCAATCCCATTTCTCAGTTATCCAATCAGCTCAATTCGGTAATCAATGCAGTTGCAGGAACCTCGCGGATTTTTGCGCTGATGGACGAAGCTCCGGAGGAAGATGCCGGTACCGTTACGCTTGTCAACGCACGGGAAGAAGCAGGCTCCTTGTCAGAAGCGGCGGAACACACGGGTGTATGGGCGTGGAAGGAAACACATGAAGACGGCGCGGTTTCTTTAACCCGACTGACGGGCAAGGTGATTTTTGAACATGTCGATTTCGGTTATAGCCTTGAGAAAACAGTGCTGAAGGACATCAACCTCTTTGCAGAGCGCGGACAAAAGGTGGCATTCGTCGGGGCGACCGGTGCAGGCAAAACAACGATTACCAATTTGATCAACCGCTTCTACGATATTAACAGCGGGACTATTACCTACGACGGCATACCGATTACCCGTATTAAGAAAGAAGACCTGCGGCGCTCGCTCGGTATCGTATTGCAAGAGGTGAATTTATTTACCGGCACTATTATGGAAAACATCCGCTTCGGCAACTTGGATGCAACCGACGAACAGTGTATCGCAGCGGCAAAACTTGCCAATGCGCACAACTTTATTACGATGCAGCCCCACGGATATGACACGGTTATTGAAGGCAACAAAAACTCCCTTTCGCAAGGACAGCGGCAGCTCTTATCCATCGCCCGCGCCGCAGTCTCCGACCCGCCCGTTATGATATTGGATGAAGCAACCTCTTCAATCGACACAAGAACCGAAGCGCTCATCCAAAAAGGTATGGATAGGCTGATGGAAGGCAGAACTGTTTTCGTCATCGCCCACCGCCTTTCCACCATCATGAACTCCGACGTTATTATGGTCTTGGATCACGGCGAAATTATCGAACGCGGCACACACGAAAGCCTTATTGCCAAAAAGGGTATGTATTATCAACTTTATACGGGAGCCTTAGACTTTGACAAATAG
- a CDS encoding TolC family protein, producing MEQKLIIIVLSILFALNSFGEETQIPDKTIDVETAVQSALQTHLSVRQSEIQLEQAKRKYAHAWNNFLPSLSANISGGANGGLTSTATNALTFSTGINANLNISLGVGKKIAALKAAYESGQKDYEDTVREIETEIRKSFYSLLYMQGQVDISRSSVNANEAQYNQTKIKKSQGLVTELDLLTSQVNYESAKINLRNTEKAYFTATFKFLNEIGINVEPGQRVSFEGSFDDYVNANDFELSQENSDELIENSPAIRTIKNTLNKNKISRSQLALSAYLPNIMLSANISPYSYSYNLPNKIGTKRDSWSVSAGLSFALDNYIPGSAVRDNIADMDDSIKTLEVQLDKKRQQIKTNIIEILNEIEIAKEGLENCRLNIDLARKTYEMAEVAYKNGTKDLNSLQSIHNAYSNAKLQYKNQQLTLINSRLTLKSLIGK from the coding sequence ATGGAGCAGAAACTCATCATCATTGTGCTGTCGATCCTATTTGCGCTCAATAGTTTTGGAGAAGAAACACAAATTCCTGATAAAACTATTGATGTGGAAACTGCCGTACAGTCAGCGTTACAAACACATCTTTCGGTTAGGCAAAGTGAAATACAGCTTGAGCAAGCTAAAAGAAAGTATGCACATGCGTGGAATAATTTTTTGCCGTCTCTTTCGGCAAACATAAGCGGCGGGGCAAATGGTGGCTTGACCTCTACGGCAACCAATGCGCTTACGTTTTCTACCGGAATCAATGCAAATTTGAATATCAGTCTCGGCGTTGGTAAAAAGATTGCCGCTTTAAAAGCAGCATACGAAAGCGGACAAAAAGATTATGAAGATACCGTCCGCGAAATTGAAACGGAAATCCGTAAGAGCTTTTATTCGCTTTTATATATGCAAGGACAGGTAGACATCAGTAGGTCATCGGTAAACGCTAACGAAGCACAATATAATCAAACGAAGATTAAGAAGAGCCAAGGCCTTGTTACAGAGCTTGATTTACTGACCAGTCAAGTAAACTATGAATCGGCAAAAATCAATTTACGGAATACCGAAAAGGCATACTTTACTGCAACGTTTAAATTCTTAAATGAGATCGGTATCAATGTGGAGCCGGGTCAGCGCGTTTCTTTTGAGGGAAGTTTTGATGATTATGTAAATGCGAATGATTTTGAACTTTCGCAAGAAAACTCGGATGAACTGATAGAAAATAGTCCCGCTATCCGTACTATAAAGAATACCTTGAATAAAAATAAGATATCTCGTTCTCAACTTGCACTATCGGCATATCTTCCCAATATAATGCTCAGCGCCAATATCAGCCCCTATTCGTATTCCTATAATTTGCCTAATAAAATAGGAACCAAAAGGGACAGTTGGTCTGTTTCTGCAGGTCTCTCGTTCGCATTAGATAATTATATTCCGGGTTCTGCCGTGAGGGATAATATTGCAGATATGGATGATTCAATCAAAACGCTCGAAGTGCAGCTCGATAAAAAAAGACAGCAGATAAAAACGAATATTATCGAAATACTGAATGAAATCGAGATTGCAAAAGAGGGGTTGGAAAACTGCCGTTTAAATATTGATTTGGCAAGGAAAACTTACGAAATGGCAGAAGTTGCTTATAAGAACGGGACAAAAGATTTGAATAGCTTGCAATCTATTCATAATGCTTATAGCAATGCCAAGCTCCAGTATAAAAATCAACAACTGACTTTAATAAACAGCAGACTAACGCTGAAAAGTCTTATCGGCAAATAA
- a CDS encoding efflux RND transporter periplasmic adaptor subunit — translation MNGNVQANSTISVYPEIGGKITRVYVTLGSIVKRGDKLAEIDPSTPGMYYEISPVYAPISGTITALPLTVGTSVNTNTAVAQIGNIRELQIKAKVPERDVSVLKQDLKAQVSLVAYKNQIFDAHVIRVSPIVDEVSRTKEIYLAFDTIDPKINAGMYAKIKLLTVLHKDALCLPIDAIQTLDDKNFVYVVQSDSTVTVRTVEIGVNVDGIVEIVNGLSEGDKIVVDGTQNLSEGAQIREAAANTASAL, via the coding sequence ATGAACGGAAATGTCCAAGCTAACAGTACCATTTCCGTTTATCCCGAAATTGGAGGAAAAATCACTCGGGTGTATGTAACACTCGGCTCAATAGTAAAACGGGGAGATAAACTTGCCGAAATCGATCCTTCAACTCCCGGAATGTATTATGAAATAAGCCCTGTCTATGCACCGATTTCAGGTACCATTACGGCGCTGCCGTTAACGGTAGGAACCTCTGTCAACACAAATACCGCTGTAGCTCAGATTGGAAATATCCGTGAACTCCAGATTAAAGCAAAGGTGCCGGAGCGGGATGTTTCGGTACTAAAACAAGATCTGAAAGCTCAAGTCTCTCTTGTTGCCTATAAAAATCAGATTTTCGATGCTCATGTTATCCGGGTATCTCCAATTGTAGATGAGGTTTCACGAACCAAAGAAATATATCTGGCATTCGATACCATCGACCCTAAGATAAACGCCGGAATGTATGCAAAAATTAAGCTTTTAACCGTACTGCATAAAGATGCGCTCTGCCTTCCTATCGATGCAATTCAAACTCTGGACGATAAAAATTTTGTGTATGTAGTTCAATCAGATTCAACGGTAACGGTACGCACTGTAGAGATCGGTGTGAATGTAGACGGTATTGTGGAAATTGTGAACGGACTTTCAGAAGGGGATAAAATAGTTGTAGACGGAACCCAAAACTTAAGCGAAGGAGCGCAGATAAGGGAAGCAGCCGCAAATACGGCAAGCGCTTTATAG